The DNA window CCGGCAGCGGGCCCGCGCTGTTCCTTGGCGCACGGGGCGGCAGGGTGGACCAGCGCCAGGTGCGGAGCGTGGTGAAAGGCCTCTTCGAGGCCCTGGGCGATACGGCAGCCACCGGTCCACACGCGCTGCGGCATTCGGCGGCCACGCACCTTCTCGACGGCGGCGCTGATCTCCGGGCGGTGCAGGAAATCCTGGGCCACAGCAGCCTGGCCACCACGCAGATCTACACCCATGTGTCGGTGGACCGGCTGCGGAGCAGTTACCAGCAGGCCCACCCGCGGGCGTAGGTTGCGTTAAGCGGCTCCGGATGAAGCGCCCTCCTACGGCGCGCCGAATTGCACTGGCGTAATTAGGCGGGGTACGGCACAATAAGACCCAGGTCCGGCAACTTTCAAGTTGTGCTTTAAGCCAGCGGCTTTCGGTGCTCTTGTGAGTCCGGCATTATTTTCATAGATTGGCAGGAATTACCGGCGCCACGCGGCACCTGAGCAGCAAACATCCATCCATGAAGGTCGTTGGGGAAGACGTACCTACAGCTATGGAGGATGGAATGTCTGTTGCAATGACCCGCGGTGTGCTGTTTATTCACTCGGCCCCTACCGCACTGTGCCCTCACGTTGAGTGGGCCATCGGATCTGTCGTGGACAAGCGCACAGATCTCGAGTGGACCGCTCAGCCCGCCGCGCCCGGTATGTTCCGCTCGGAACTGTCCTGGACCGGCGCGCAGGGGACAGGTGCGCAGTTGGCGTCTGCCCTCCGGGGCTGGGCCCACCTGCGCTTCGAGGTCACCGAAGAACCCAGCCAGGGCGTGGACGGCGGCCGCTGGTCCCACACGCCGGAGCTGGGCATTTTCCATGCCGTGACGGACGTCCACGGCAACATCATGGTCTCGGAAGACCGCATCCGTTACGCCTACGAGTCCGGTGCGGGCGATCCCTCGGCCGTTTACCATGAACTCTCCCTGGCGCTCGGCGAGGCGTGGGACGAGGAGCTGGAACCCTTCCGGCACGCTGCCGAAGGTGCACCTGTGCGCTGGCTGCACCAAGTGGGCTGACGCCCCCTCCCCCATAGCAACGAAGAAGCCCCCGCCAACCGGCGGGGGCTTCTTCAGTGGTCTGTCGTGATCACACGCTGCGAACGGCGATGACGGCGTTGTGGCCGCCGAAGCCGAACGAGTTGCTCAGCGCCACGATGTCTCCGGCGGGAAGATCCCGCGAGGAGGTAACGACGTCGAGCGGGATCTCCGGATCCTGGTTCTCGAGGTTGATGGTCAGCGGTGCCTTGCGTTCGTAAACGGCAAGCACCGTGAGGACAGCCTCAACGGCACCCGAGGCACCGAGCAGGTGGCCCATCTGCGACTTGGTGGCGGAGACCGCCACGTTGTCCACGTGCGATCCCAGGGCGGCGCGCAGCGCGGTGTACTCGGGCTTGTCGCCCACCGGGGTGGAGGTGGCGTGGGCGTTGACGTGCACCACGTCCTCGGCCTGGATCCGGCCGTCGAACATGGCAGCCTTGAGGGCGCGGGTGGCACCGAGGCCTTCGGGGTCCGGAGCGGTGATGTGGTACGAGTCGGACGTCACGGACGTGCCGGCCAGTTCGGCGTAGATCCGCGCTCCGCGGGCCAGGGCGTGCTCCTCGGCCTCGAGGACCAGGGCGCCTGCACCCTCCCCCATGACGAAGCCGTCGCGGCCCAGGTCGTAGGGGCGTGAGGCGTGCTCCGGATCGTCGTTGCGGCGGGAGAGTGCCTGCATCGAGGAGAACGCGGCCAGGGGCATCGGGTGGATGGCGGCTTCGGCGCCGCCGCACATGACCACGTCGGCCTTGCCGGAACGGATCAGGTCCAGGCCGAGGTGCAGCGCTTCCGTGCCGGAAGCGCAGGCGGAGACGGGCGTGTGCGCGCCGGCCCGGGCACCCAGGTCAAGACTCACCGCGGCGGCCACGCCGTTGGGCATGAGCATGGGGACGGTCATGGGCAGGACCCGGCGGGGTCCCTTCTCCTTCAGCGTGTCCCACGCGTCGAGGAGGGTCCAAACGCCGCCGATGCCGGTGGCGAAGGCAACGGCCAGGCGGTCGTGGTCAACTTCGGTGATGCCGGAATCAGCCCAGGCCTCACGGGCGGCAATAACGCCGAACTGCGTGGACGGGTCCATGCGCTTGGCCTCGACGCGGCTCAGGACCTCAAGGGCGGGGGTGGAGCAGCGGGCGGCGAAGTGGACCGGCAGTTCGTACTTGGCTACCCAGTCATCTTCGAGCGTGCGTGCGCCGGAGACCCCCTTCAGCGCGTTCTTCCACATAGTGGGTACATCGCCGCCGATGGGCGTGGTGGCACCCAGACCGGTAATGACTACTTTGCGTGTCATGGGATCACTCTCTGTCGGTGCGCGTGCCGTGTCCTGTGCTGCTGGGCCGGAGGCCTGAGTCGGGGGCGTGCGGAGGGGGTCTGCGAGAAAATTCAGTGGTGGTGCTTCGGCTGGCCGGTCCGGGAACGTGTTCTCCGGACCGGCCAGCCGGGTTCAGCCGACGTGCGGCTGGAGCTTTATCAGGCTGCCTGGGCGCCGGCGATGAAGCTGACGGCGTCGCCGACGGTCTTGAGGTTCTTGACCTCTTCATCCGGGATGCGGACGCCGAACTTCTCTTCAGCGTTGACGACGATCGTCATCATGGAGATGGAGTCGATGTCCAGGTCCTCGGTGAAGGACTTGTCCAGCTCGACTGCCTCCGGGGCCAGGCCGGTCTCTTCGTTGACGATTTCAGCCAGTCCGGCCAGGATCTCTTCGTTGCTAGCCATTGATGGCTCCTTTTCTTGTTATTGCCGGCAGAGGATGCCGGAAATGATGCAAACCGCGGTTGCGGCTTGGTTTGGGTATTCCTTAAGGAAGGACAACTACCTGGGCGCCGAAGACCAGCCCGGCGCCGAAGCCGATCTGCAGGGCCAGGCCGCCGCTCAGCTCCGGGTTTTCTTGGAGCAGCCGGTGTGTGGCCAGCGGGATGGACGCGGCCGAGGTGTTGCCGGCGTCGGCGATGTCCCGGGCCACGGTGACGGATTCCGGGAGCTTGAGCTTCTTGACCATTTCGTCGATGATCCGCATGTTGGCCTGGTGCGGAATGAAGGCGACCAGGTCTTCGGCCTGGATGCCTGCGGCGTCCAGGGCCTGCTGAGCCACCTTCGCCATTTCCCACACGGCCCAGCGGAAGACGGTCTGGCCGTCCTGGCGCAGTGTCGGCCAGATGGCCGCATCCGTGACGGCAACCTCGTCCGCGCTGAGGGCGCTGGCATGCTGAGTGGAGCCGTCCTGGTGGGCTGCCGAGTATTCCCGCACGTCCAGCAGGGAGTGGGTCATGCCGATGGCGTCCCACTTGCTGCCGTCCGAACCCCAGACCGACGGACCGATCCCGGGCGTCTCGGACGGGCCGATGACGACGGCGCCGGCGCCGTCGCCCAGCAGGAACGAGATGGTGCGTTCGGTGTTGTCGATGACGTCGGAAAGCTTCTCGGCGCCGACCACGAGCACATACTGCGCGGTGCCGGAGCGGACCAGTGCGTCGCCCTGGGCGATGCCGTAGCAGTACCCGGCGCAGGCGGCGGAGATGTCGAAGGCCGGAGCCGGCGTCGCGCCGAGGCGGTCCGCGAGGCTGGCGGCCGCTGACGGAGTGGCGAACGGGTGCGTCACGGTGGAGACAATCACCGCACCGAGCTGGGAGGCCTCGATGCCGGCCGACTGCAGCGCCTCGCGGGCGGCGCCTTCGGCCATGTCGATGACGCTGACGTCCGCGGGCGCACGGTGGCGGGTGATGATGCCGGTGCGCTGGCGGATCCACTCATCGGAGGAGTCGATCCACTGGCAGACGTCGTCGTTGGTCACGATAACGTCCGGCCGGTAAGCGCCGATGCCCAGAATGCGGGTGTGCTCGTTGGCGGGCGACTGCTTCAGCGTGGGAACGCTCATGCCTGTCCTTCCAGTTCTGCGAATAGTGCAAGGGCTGCGGACAGGTCTTCGGGGGTTTTCACGGCCACGGTCTTCACGCCCGGCATGCCGCGCTTGGCGAGGCCGGCCAGGGTGCCTGCCGGCGCCAGTTCGATGACGCCGGTGACGCCCCGCTGCACGAGCGAGTCCATGCACTGGTCCCAACGGACCGGGCGGGACACCTGCGCGATCATGCGGTCGACGGCGGCAGCGCCATCCGTGACTTCCTGGCCGTCGAAGTTGGACAGGAGCGGGACTGCCGGGGCCTGCGGCTGGAGCTCGGGCTTCAGGGCCTCCAGGGCGCTCACGGCCGGTGCCATGTGCGAGGTGTGGAAGGCTCCGGCCACCCTGAGCGGAATGACGCGTGCTTTGGCCGGGGGATTCTCGGCCAGGGCCTTGAGCTGGTCAAAGGTTCCGGCGGCAACGACCTGGCCAGCGCCGTTGACGTTGGCCGGCGTGGCGCCGGCGGCTTCGATGGCCGAGAGGACCTCGGCGGGGTCCCCGCCCACCACGGCGCTCATGCCGGTCGGCGTGACAGCGGCGGCCTCGGCCATGCTGTTGGCGCGGACCCGGACGAATGTCATGGCTTCTTTTTCGGTCAGCACACCGGCCAGGGCCGATGCCGTGATCTCTCCGACCGAGTGCCCGGCCAGGATGACCGGCAGCGAGCTGAGTTCGACGTCGAACAGCGACTTCGCGGCCACGAGCCCGGCGGCCACGATCAGGGGCTGCGCAACGGCGGTGTCCTTGATGGTGTCCTCATCGGAGGTGGTCCCGTGCGCCGTGAGGTCGATGCCTGCGATTTCGCTGAGGGAGGCCAGATGGCCTGCTACGGAAGGCAGTTCCAGCCAAGGGGCCAAGAATCCGGGGGTCTGTGAGCCCTGTCCAGGGCAGACGATTGCAAGCACGTATCCAGCTTTCCAAATTACCGCGTGATTCATGGTGTTTCCGTACACCAAGCTCACTGGGTCAGTTTGTAGGAAGTCTACAACGGTTCAGTTCGAGTTCCGCGCCGAATGGCGCTCCACGGCGGGCTTGGGCGGCGTCGAGAGCCGCCCCACGACGAGTGCGGCCTGAAGCACAAAGGCTTCCCGGGGGAGCAGCGGATCCCAGCCCGTGACGTCACAAACGCGCTTGAGGCGGTAGCGCACCGTGTTGGCGTGGACGAAGAGTTCCCGCGCGGTCGCCTCGAGCGAGTGCCCCAATTCGAGGTACGTGCCGAGGGTTTCCACCAGGCCGTTGGAGGCGGCCAGAAGCGGCCGGTAAATGTTCTTCACCAGCGACCGGCGCGCCGCGTCATCACCGGAAATGACCCGCTCGGGAAGGAGATCGTCCGCGGCTACCGGGCGCGGCGCCGAGGGCCAGGCCCGTGCGGCGGTGAGCCCGGCGAACGCTGATTGCGCAGAGCTGCTGGCTTCGAGGAGCGAACTCGCCTCGGCGCCGTAGACCACCGGACCAGGCGCGAACATCTCGCTCAGCTTCAGGTACGCCGTTTCGCGGTCGTGGACGCCGCCCAGAATGAGGATCAGGCGGTCGCCCTGGATGCCCACCAGGGCGTCTTCCGCGTACCGGCCCGCGGTCCGCCGGAGCTCGCTCACGTAGCTGGCGCTGGGTTCCGACGGCGAGTTCCCCACCATCACGGTGAAGCGCTCCTGGGCCTTCCAGCCGAGGGCGGCGATCCTGGACCGCAGCGCATCGGTATTCTCGCCGCGCAGGATGGCGTCCACGATCAGGGCCTCGAGCCGGGTGTCCCAGGAGCCGCGGGACTCGGCGGCCCGCGCATACACATCGGCGGCGGCGAAGGCAACTTCGCGCGAGTACCGCAGCACGGCCTCGCGCAGCGACGGCTGGTCCGCCTCGGGAGCGATGACGGGGACCTGGTCCTCGACCACTTCCACCACGATCCGGATCAGCTGGAGTGCTTTCTGCAGGCTGATGGAGCGGGTGAGCTCGGTGGGTGCCGTGCCAAAGACGTCGGAAAGGATCCAGGACGGGGAACTGGGCCGCTCGTACCAGGTGACAAAGGCGGCAATGCCGTTCTGCGCCACAAGTCCCAGCGCGGAGCGTTCGTCGGAGCTGAGCCGGCTGTACCAGGGCAACGACTTTTCCAGCTGCCGCATGGTGGTTGTCGACAACTGGCCAACACTGGCCCGGAGCTTTTTCAGGGTCTCTGTCTTTTCCGGCGTCATGGTGCGCGCCGGCGGTTTGCGCTTGGCAGGGGCGGGGGTTGGCTCGGGCATGCATCGAGCATACGGGGCCTGCCCGGCAACCTCCATTTTGTGTAAAGGCTACAACCCCGGTTGTGCTGCATCACAACGCGCCATCGGCGCCGCATTGGCACTGCCGCAGCACGGCAAAACGACGACGACGGCCCCCACCTTTGGTGGGGACCGTCGTCGTTACGTTGTGCAGAGAGGGAACCCCGCCGGTTGAGCCTGCCGGAACCAGGTTTCGGCAGGCTCAACCAGCAGCGGTTAGGACTCGCCGCCCGCGTTGCCGGTGGTGCCGGCGTTGACGTCGAGCAGGCGGTACTTCTCAATCGCCTGCGCCGGCGCCTGGGCGTCAACCTCGCCGCGGCGGGCCAGCAGCTCCAGCGACCGCACCACCACCGAGTGGGTGTCGTTCTTGAAGAAGCGGCGTGCAGCGGCGCGGGTGTCGGAGAAGCCGAATCCGTCGGCGCCGAGCGAAGCGAACTCGTTCGGCAGGAACTGGCGGATCTGGTCCGGGACGGCCTTCATGTAGTCGGAGACCGCCACAATCGGACCGGTGGCCCCGGCGAGCTGCTGGGCCACAAAGGGGACCCGGGCCGGTTCGCCGGGGTTCAGGAACGCCTCTTCCTCGGCGGCCAGGCCGTCGCGGCGGAGCTCGTTCCAGGAGGTGACGGACCAGACGTCCGCGGAGACGCCCCAGTCCTCTGCCAGGATCCGCTGCGCGTCCAGGGCCCACGGCACCGAAACACCGGAGGCAAGGATCTGCGTGCGCGGGCCGTCGATCTTGGCCGGCGCCAGCAGGTAGATGCCCTTCAGGACTCCCTCAACGTCCAGCTCCTCCGGCTCTGCCGGCTGGATGATGGGCTCGTTGTAGACCGTGATGTAGTACATCAGGTTCCGGTCCGTGGAGTCCGGACCGTACATACGCTCGAGTCCGTCCCGCACGATGTGGCCCATTTCGTAGCCGTAGGCGGGGTCGTAGGTGACCACGGCCGGGTTGGTGGAGGCAAGCAGCGGGGAGTGGCCGTCGGCGTGCTGGAGTCCTTCGCCGGTGAGGGTGGTCCGTCCTGCGGTGGCGCCGATGATGAAGCCGCGGCTCATCTGGTCGGCTGCGGCCCAGAAGGCGTCGCCGGTGCGCTGGAAGCCGAACATGGAGTAGAACACGTAGACCGGGACCAGCGGCACGCCGTGGGTGGCGTACGCGGTTCCGGCGGCAGTGAACGCCGCGACGGCGCCGGCTTCGTTGATGCCGGGGTGGATCAGCTGGCCCTGGGCGGACTCCTTGTAGGCCAGGACCAGGTCCCGGTCCACGGACAGGTAGTTCTGACCCTTGGGGTTGTAGATCTTGGCGGTGGGGAAGAACGCGTCCATGCCGAACGTGCGGGCCTCATCCGGGATGATCGGCGCGATGTGCTTGCCGAAGTTCTTGTCCCGCATCAGGTCCTTGAGCAGCCGGACAAACGCCATGGTGGTGGCGGCCTGCTGCTTGCCCGAACCGCGCTTGGCCACCTCATAGGTCTTGGCCTCAGGCAGTGCGATGTCGGCATGCTTGGCGCGGCGTTCCGGCACGCTGCCGCCGAGCGCGGCGCGGCGTTCCATCATGTACTTGATTTCCGGCGCGTCAGTACCCGGGTGGAAGTACGGCGGCTGGTACGGATCCTTTTCGAGCTGCTCATCCGTGACCGGGACCCGCAGGTGGTCGCGGAACTTCTTGAGGTCGTCGAGGGTGAGTTTTTTCATCTGGTGGGTGGCGTTGCGGCCTTCGAAGTGCGGGCCGAGTCCGTAGCCCTTGACCGTTTTGGCCAGGATCACGGTGGGCTTGCCCTTGAATTCGGTCGCGGCCTTGTACGCGGCGTAGACCTTGCGGTAGTCGTGGCCGCCGCGCTTGAGGTTCCAGATCTGGTCATCGGTCAGGTCCGCGACCATGTCCTTGGTCTGCGGGGTCTTGCCGAAGAAGTGTTCGCGGACGAACCCGCCGGATTCGGCCTTGTAGGTCTGGTAGTCCCCGTCCGGGGTTTCGTTCATGATCTTCACCAGCGACCCGTCGGCGTCGCGGGCGAGCAGGTCATCCCATTCCCGGCCCCAGACCACCTTGATCACGTTCCAGCCCGCGCCGCGGAAGAACGCCTCGAGTTCCTGCATGATCTTGCCGTTGCCGCGCACCGGCCCGTCCAGGCGCTGGAGGTTGCAGTTGATCACGAAGTTCAGGTTGTCCAGGTTCTCGTTCGCGGCGAGCTGGAGCAGGCCGCGGGACTCGGGCTCGTCCATTTCGCCGTCGCCCAGGAACGCCCAGACCTGCTGCTCCGCGGTGTCTTTCAGGCCGCGGTTGTGCAGGTACCGGTTGGACTGGGCCTGGTAGATCGCGTTCATCGGCCCGATGCCCATCGAGACGGTGGGGAATTCCCAGAACTCCGGCATCAGCCGCGGGTGCGGGTAGGAGGACAGGGCGTGCCCGGCCTTGGACTTTTCCTGCCGGAACCCGTCCAGGTCCTGCTCGGTGAGCCGGCCCTCCATGAACGCCCTCGCGTACATCCCGGGGGAGGCGTGGCCCTGGAAGAAGACCTGGTCCCCGCCGCCGGGGTGGTCCTTGCCGCGGAAGAAGTGGTTAAAGCCGACCTCGTACAGCGTCGCGGCCCCGGCGTAGGTGGAGATGTGCCCGCCCACCCCGATCCCGGGCCGCTGGGACCGGTGCACCATCACGGCCGCGTTCCAGCGCATGTACGCCCGGTACCGGCGTTCGAACTCCTCGTTGCCCGGGAACTCCGCTTCCTGGTCCGCCGGGATCGTGTTCACATAGTCCGTGGTGGTGACCATCGGAACCCCGACGCTCTGGGCGCCGGCACGCTGCAGGAGACTGCGCATGATGTATTGGGCACGCTCGGTGCCCTGTTCCCTGATCAGCGAATCCAGGGACTCAACCCACTCGGCGGTCTCTTCCGGATCACGATCAGGCAGCTGGTTAGTCAACCCGCTGAGGATATGGGAGGTATCTTCTCCTGCAGCCACGTCCAACCTCTCTTTGCGCGCATTCATCGGCGCCCTCAGGTCCGGCAGGGTAGCTGCCCGGCGTGAACGCGACGTGTGCGACATATCGGTTACAACAGCCCGGTCATGTGCGCCGGGCAGGGTTTTATCTCGTCTACGACTGCCAATTGATCCAGGGCGGTCGCCCCGCAGGCATAGATGTCACCAGTCACTCTAGCTGTGACGGCTTGCCGATGCGTAGCCGCGCCTGACGCCCCTGCCGTATTTGACCGTCATACTGGTTGTGTGACGCAGAATAAGCCGCACCGCGGCCGCACTGGCTTGAAGCACACGCCTAAAGGGTGTTGGCTTGGAGTAATCGATATCACCATTCATAGGAGGAACACGTGAGCGAGGCCGACGCCGCCACTTCGGTAAATGTGGCGGAAAAATTGGGTTTCAAGAACGGGGATCTGATTCAGGAGTTCGGTTACGACGACGACGTCGACTTCGACTTGCGTGACGACATAGAGGATCTCACCGGGTCTGAACTCCTGGACGAAGACGATCATGACGTTGTGGATGCCGTCATCTTCTGGTGGCGGGACGGCGACGGCGACCTCGTGGACACGCTCATGGATTCACTGACCACACTGAGCGAGAACGGTGTGGTCTGGGTGCTGACGCCGAAGTCGGGGAGGTCCGGTTACGTGTCCCCCGCAGAGATCCAGGAAGCCGCGCCCACTGCCGGGCTTCACCTCACTACATCAGCGGGTGTGTCCAAGGACTGGAGCGCCACCCGCCTGGTGACCAGGAAGAACAAGTGACGGCACCCGGCTCCGTTGCCACAACGGACGTCGTCAGTGCGCCCGCGGTAGGGGAGCAGGCGCCGGATTTCACGCTGGTGAACCAGTTTGGTGAGCCCGTCCGGCTGGCCGACTTCCGCGGCCGCAACGTGGTCCTGGTCTTTTATCCGTTCGCTTTCTCCGGCATCTGTACCGGCGAGTTGTGCGAGATCAGGGACAACCTTGCTGTCTTTGAGCATTCCGACGCCGAAATCCTGGCCGTCTCGGTCGACAGCAAATTCGCCCTGCGGGCGTATGCCGAGCAAGAGGGCTACGGCTTCAGCCTGCTGGCTGACTTCTGGCCGCATGGCGCCGTGGCTGAAAAGTACGGCGTCTTTGACGCGGACAGCGGAATGGCGCGCCGCGGAACCTTCATCATCGACGGCGGCGGCACCGTCCGCTATGTCGTCGTCAACCCCCGGGGCCAGGCCCGCGACCTCGGCGAATACCGCCGCGTGCTGGCGGGGCTGGCCTAGGTCCGACTCATGGACCAGCGGCGCAGCGGGATCGGCCTGACGGGTTTTGCCAGTCAGCCGCCCGCGCCCCGGGCGCACCCGTCTTCCGATGACCTCGAAGTGCTGGGCGGCATCAAGGAACTGCTGTCCGGGCTGCGCATGGCGCTCCTGACCGGCGCCGGCCTGAGCACGGATTCGGGGATCCCGGATTATCGGGGGCCCGATTCGCCGCCGAGGTCGCCCATGACGTACCAGGAGTTCGTGCAGGATGCGGCGAACCGGCAAAGGTACTGGGCACGGAA is part of the Arthrobacter sp. KBS0703 genome and encodes:
- a CDS encoding DUF3145 domain-containing protein, which gives rise to MSVAMTRGVLFIHSAPTALCPHVEWAIGSVVDKRTDLEWTAQPAAPGMFRSELSWTGAQGTGAQLASALRGWAHLRFEVTEEPSQGVDGGRWSHTPELGIFHAVTDVHGNIMVSEDRIRYAYESGAGDPSAVYHELSLALGEAWDEELEPFRHAAEGAPVRWLHQVG
- a CDS encoding beta-ketoacyl synthase, which encodes MTRKVVITGLGATTPIGGDVPTMWKNALKGVSGARTLEDDWVAKYELPVHFAARCSTPALEVLSRVEAKRMDPSTQFGVIAAREAWADSGITEVDHDRLAVAFATGIGGVWTLLDAWDTLKEKGPRRVLPMTVPMLMPNGVAAAVSLDLGARAGAHTPVSACASGTEALHLGLDLIRSGKADVVMCGGAEAAIHPMPLAAFSSMQALSRRNDDPEHASRPYDLGRDGFVMGEGAGALVLEAEEHALARGARIYAELAGTSVTSDSYHITAPDPEGLGATRALKAAMFDGRIQAEDVVHVNAHATSTPVGDKPEYTALRAALGSHVDNVAVSATKSQMGHLLGASGAVEAVLTVLAVYERKAPLTINLENQDPEIPLDVVTSSRDLPAGDIVALSNSFGFGGHNAVIAVRSV
- a CDS encoding acyl carrier protein, whose product is MASNEEILAGLAEIVNEETGLAPEAVELDKSFTEDLDIDSISMMTIVVNAEEKFGVRIPDEEVKNLKTVGDAVSFIAGAQAA
- a CDS encoding beta-ketoacyl-ACP synthase III, giving the protein MSVPTLKQSPANEHTRILGIGAYRPDVIVTNDDVCQWIDSSDEWIRQRTGIITRHRAPADVSVIDMAEGAAREALQSAGIEASQLGAVIVSTVTHPFATPSAAASLADRLGATPAPAFDISAACAGYCYGIAQGDALVRSGTAQYVLVVGAEKLSDVIDNTERTISFLLGDGAGAVVIGPSETPGIGPSVWGSDGSKWDAIGMTHSLLDVREYSAAHQDGSTQHASALSADEVAVTDAAIWPTLRQDGQTVFRWAVWEMAKVAQQALDAAGIQAEDLVAFIPHQANMRIIDEMVKKLKLPESVTVARDIADAGNTSAASIPLATHRLLQENPELSGGLALQIGFGAGLVFGAQVVVLP
- a CDS encoding ACP S-malonyltransferase, translated to MLAIVCPGQGSQTPGFLAPWLELPSVAGHLASLSEIAGIDLTAHGTTSDEDTIKDTAVAQPLIVAAGLVAAKSLFDVELSSLPVILAGHSVGEITASALAGVLTEKEAMTFVRVRANSMAEAAAVTPTGMSAVVGGDPAEVLSAIEAAGATPANVNGAGQVVAAGTFDQLKALAENPPAKARVIPLRVAGAFHTSHMAPAVSALEALKPELQPQAPAVPLLSNFDGQEVTDGAAAVDRMIAQVSRPVRWDQCMDSLVQRGVTGVIELAPAGTLAGLAKRGMPGVKTVAVKTPEDLSAALALFAELEGQA
- a CDS encoding CdaR family transcriptional regulator — protein: MPEPTPAPAKRKPPARTMTPEKTETLKKLRASVGQLSTTTMRQLEKSLPWYSRLSSDERSALGLVAQNGIAAFVTWYERPSSPSWILSDVFGTAPTELTRSISLQKALQLIRIVVEVVEDQVPVIAPEADQPSLREAVLRYSREVAFAAADVYARAAESRGSWDTRLEALIVDAILRGENTDALRSRIAALGWKAQERFTVMVGNSPSEPSASYVSELRRTAGRYAEDALVGIQGDRLILILGGVHDRETAYLKLSEMFAPGPVVYGAEASSLLEASSSAQSAFAGLTAARAWPSAPRPVAADDLLPERVISGDDAARRSLVKNIYRPLLAASNGLVETLGTYLELGHSLEATARELFVHANTVRYRLKRVCDVTGWDPLLPREAFVLQAALVVGRLSTPPKPAVERHSARNSN
- the aceE gene encoding pyruvate dehydrogenase (acetyl-transferring), homodimeric type; translated protein: MNARKERLDVAAGEDTSHILSGLTNQLPDRDPEETAEWVESLDSLIREQGTERAQYIMRSLLQRAGAQSVGVPMVTTTDYVNTIPADQEAEFPGNEEFERRYRAYMRWNAAVMVHRSQRPGIGVGGHISTYAGAATLYEVGFNHFFRGKDHPGGGDQVFFQGHASPGMYARAFMEGRLTEQDLDGFRQEKSKAGHALSSYPHPRLMPEFWEFPTVSMGIGPMNAIYQAQSNRYLHNRGLKDTAEQQVWAFLGDGEMDEPESRGLLQLAANENLDNLNFVINCNLQRLDGPVRGNGKIMQELEAFFRGAGWNVIKVVWGREWDDLLARDADGSLVKIMNETPDGDYQTYKAESGGFVREHFFGKTPQTKDMVADLTDDQIWNLKRGGHDYRKVYAAYKAATEFKGKPTVILAKTVKGYGLGPHFEGRNATHQMKKLTLDDLKKFRDHLRVPVTDEQLEKDPYQPPYFHPGTDAPEIKYMMERRAALGGSVPERRAKHADIALPEAKTYEVAKRGSGKQQAATTMAFVRLLKDLMRDKNFGKHIAPIIPDEARTFGMDAFFPTAKIYNPKGQNYLSVDRDLVLAYKESAQGQLIHPGINEAGAVAAFTAAGTAYATHGVPLVPVYVFYSMFGFQRTGDAFWAAADQMSRGFIIGATAGRTTLTGEGLQHADGHSPLLASTNPAVVTYDPAYGYEMGHIVRDGLERMYGPDSTDRNLMYYITVYNEPIIQPAEPEELDVEGVLKGIYLLAPAKIDGPRTQILASGVSVPWALDAQRILAEDWGVSADVWSVTSWNELRRDGLAAEEEAFLNPGEPARVPFVAQQLAGATGPIVAVSDYMKAVPDQIRQFLPNEFASLGADGFGFSDTRAAARRFFKNDTHSVVVRSLELLARRGEVDAQAPAQAIEKYRLLDVNAGTTGNAGGES
- a CDS encoding DUF3052 domain-containing protein — its product is MSEADAATSVNVAEKLGFKNGDLIQEFGYDDDVDFDLRDDIEDLTGSELLDEDDHDVVDAVIFWWRDGDGDLVDTLMDSLTTLSENGVVWVLTPKSGRSGYVSPAEIQEAAPTAGLHLTTSAGVSKDWSATRLVTRKNK
- a CDS encoding peroxiredoxin — translated: MTAPGSVATTDVVSAPAVGEQAPDFTLVNQFGEPVRLADFRGRNVVLVFYPFAFSGICTGELCEIRDNLAVFEHSDAEILAVSVDSKFALRAYAEQEGYGFSLLADFWPHGAVAEKYGVFDADSGMARRGTFIIDGGGTVRYVVVNPRGQARDLGEYRRVLAGLA